Proteins encoded in a region of the Populus nigra chromosome 3, ddPopNigr1.1, whole genome shotgun sequence genome:
- the LOC133688566 gene encoding condensin-1 complex subunit CAP-D2 isoform X3, protein MAPYFVFPQNLKSLEEENEDNRLHVLNPTDVASLRLPELEEFVKGVSFDLSDKEIFCIEEQEVFDHVYSLVKGFSSLTPSGKVNLVESLRSNLSVLLPNVDSLLRVFQGQDDDNDNGNETPPVLDRVSSYRNALKIYTFFLVSIVLSEESSASSNNKTKMTGPNRKKQSVHSWNWEPQRGRVLNLIANSLEINLALLFGSTDPDENYLSFITKNAFGLFENATLIKDSETKDALCRIIGACATKYHYTAQSCASIMHLVHKYDYVVTHMADAVAGAEKKYADGTLASSLIREVGRTNPKAYVKDTAGAENVGRFLVELADRLPKLISTNIGVLVPHFGGESYKIRNALVAVLGKLVAKAFKDVEGDVSSKSVRLRTKQAMLEILLERCRDVSAYTRSRVLQVWAELCEEHSVSIGLWNEVAAVAAGRLEDKSAIVRKAALNLLIMMLQHNPFGPQLRIASFQATLEQYNKKLNELEPDKSAESVLDGLQSDNETYDGGEVDDVNMEEPVTEQQESLTDSVPNLEEGIPQKDSSVPDIGNLEQTRALVASLEAGLIFSKCVSATMPTLVQLMASSSATDVENTILLLMRCKQFQIDGAEACLRKMLPLVFSQDKSIYEAVENAFITIYVRKNPVDTAKNLLDLAIDSNIGDLAALEFIVNALVSKGDISTSTISALWDFFCFNISGTTPEQSRGALSVLCMAAKASPGVLGSHLQDIIDIGFGRWAKVDPLLARTACIAIQRLSEEDKKKLLASNGSRVFGFLENLISGSWLPENTWYAAADKAIGVIYTIHPTPETLAADLVKKSLSSVFICSGGDDLQNDIESGSADILTTVQVAKISRYLFVTSHVAMNQLLYIETCVRKIQKQKLKRDKLGADGQNGHNNGIKQDDTPKDNINAELGVSASEDAILDTLSERAEKEIVAGGSKEKYLIGLCAPFLSKLCRNFSLMQKYPELQASGMLALCRFMIIDPDFCDANLQLLFTVVESAPSETVRSNCTIALGDLAVRFPNLLEPWTENMYARLRDPSVSVRKNAVLVLSHLILNDMMKVKGYINEMAIRLEDEQERISNLAKLFFHELSKKGSNPIYNLLPDILGKLSNQELKRETFCNIMQFLIGSIKKDKQMESLVEKLCNRFSGVIDTRQWEYISYCLSQLAFTEKGMKKLIDSFKTFEHVLSEDSVMDNFKSIIIKAKKFAKPELKLCIEEFEEKLTKFHMEKKEQEVTARNAQIHQQKIGGMEGCAVARNEGEVSEGSDVIEDGEIDDPSMEEMVQSSDSEVNRSGEYSGTSSEVTGMESDGIEVQSKVASKSRATESKVKGESGDISASSRRSTRSKQR, encoded by the exons ATGGCTCCTTATTTTGTGTTTCCACAAAATCTAAAATccttagaagaagaaaacgaaGACAATCGTCTCCATGTTCTGAACCCAACCGACGTCGCTTCTCTCCGTCTTCCTGAACTCGAAGAATTTGTCAAAG GAGTATCCTTTGATTTGTCGGATAAAGAGATATTCTGCATTGAGGAGCAAGAAGTGTTTGATCACGTATATTCCTTAGTTAAAGGGTTTTCTAGTCTAACTCCATCCGGTAAAGTCAATCTTGTGGAGAGTCTTCGGTCGAACCTAAGTGTTTTGCTACCAAATGTGGATTCTCTCTTGCGCGTTTTTCAAGGCCAGGATGATGATAATGACAATGGGAATGAGACTCCTCCGGTGCTTGATCGAGTTTCTTCTTATCGAAATGCTCTTAAAATTTACACATTTTTCCTCGTCAGTATTGTTCTGTCTGAGGAGTCAAGTGCTAGTTCAAATAACAAAACTAAG ATGACAGGGCCTAATAGGAAGAAACAGTCGGTACATTCATGGAATTGGGAACCACAGAGGGGCAGGGTACTTAATTTGATTGCTAATTCACTAGAGATCAACCTTGCGTTGCTCTTTGGATCGACAGACCCTGATGaaaattatctttcttttattacAAA AAATGCATTTGGTTTGTTTGAGAATGCAACACTTATAAAGGACTCTGAGACAAAAGATGCTCTTTGCCGAATAATTGGGGCTTGTGCTACGAAATACCACTATACAGCACAGTCATGTGCTTCAATCATGCACCTAGTTCACAAATATGACTATGTTGTTACCCACATGGCTGATGCGGTTGCTGGGGCTGAGAAGAAGTATGCTGATGGCACCCTTGCCAGTTCTTTGATCAGAGAGGTTGGGAGGACCAATCCAAAAGCTTATGTGAAAGACACTGCTGGGGCTGAAAATGTTGGGCGTTTTCTTGTAGAGCTTGCTGATCGGCTACCAAAGTTGATTTCAACTAACATTGGGGTCTTGGTCCCACATTTTGGAGGAGAATCTTATAAGATAAGGAATGCTCTTGTTGCTGTTCTGGGGAAGTTGGTGGCAAAGGCATTTAAAGATGTTGAGGGTGATGTCAGTTCTAAATCTGTTCGTCTCCGCACAAAGCAAGCCATGTTGGAAATCTTGCTTGAGCGCTGCCGAGATGTTTCTGCTTATACCAGGAGTCGGGTTCTTCAAGTTTGGGCTGAACTATGTGAAGAGCATTCTGTTTCAATTGGTCTGTGGAACGAGGTTGCTGCAGTTGCTGCTGGGAGATTGGAGGATAAATCTGCAATAGTTAGAAAAGCTGCATTAAATTTGCTTATCATGATGTTGCAACATAACCCTTTTGGTCCCCAGCTTCGAATAGCTTCATTTCAGGCAACATTAGAACAATACAATAAGAAGTTGAATGAGCTTGAACCAGATAAAAGTGCAGAAAGTGTTTTGGATGGATTGCAATCTGATAATGAGACCTATGATGGAGGTGAGGTGGATGATGTGAATATGGAAGAACCAGTTACGGAACAGCAGGAGAGTTTAACTGACAGTGTGCCTAATCTGGAAGAAGGGATTCCTCAGAAGGATAGCTCAGTGCCAGATATTGGGAATTTGGAGCAAACCAGGGCTTTGGTTGCATCTCTGGAGGCTGGCTTGATATTTTCTAAGTGCGTATCTGCCACAATGCCTACGCTTGTCCAGTTGATGGCTTCATCTTCAGCCACAGATGTTGAGAACACTATTTTGCTGCTGATGAGGTGCAAACAGTTCCAAATTGATGGTGCAGAGGCTTGCCTCCGTAAGATGTTGCCATTG GTATTCTCTCAGGATAAATCCATCTATGAAGCTGTGGAGAATGCCTTCATTACAATTTATGTCCGGAAAAATCCAGTAGATACTGCTAAGAATCTTTTGGATCTTGCCATAGATTCAAATATAGGAGATCTTGCGGCTCTGGAATTTATTGTCAATGCATTGGTTTCCAAAGGTGATATCTCCACAAGCACA ATATCAGCATTATGggatttcttttgctttaacaTTAGTGGTACAACCCCAGAGCAAAGTCGTGGAGCTTTATCAGTGCTTTGCATGGCTGCAAAAGCGTCCCCTGGAGTTCTTGGCTCACACTTGCAAGATATTATTGATATTGGCTTTGGCCGTTGGGCTAAAGTGGACCCTTTGCTTGCCAGGACAGCATGCATTGCCATTCAGAGATTGTCAGAAGAGGACAAGAAAAAGCTGTTGGCTAGTAATGGTAGCCGTGTGTTTGGTTTCTTAGAGAACTTGATTAGTGGCTCTTGGCTTCCAGAAAACACATGGTATGCTGCTGCTGATAAAGCAATAGGTGTCATATATACAATTCATCCCACTCCGGAAACCCTAGCTGCTGACCTTGTAAAGAAGTCTCTTAGTTCTGTTTTCATTTGTAGTGGAGGAGATGACTTGCAGAATGATATTGAAAGTGGCAGCGCTGATATTCTTACAACAGTTCAAGTTGCAAAAATTAGTAGATATTTATTTGTCACAAGTCATGTTGCCATGAATCAGTTACTATACATAGAAACCTGTGTTCGGAAGATCCAAAAACAGAAGCTGAAGAGGGATAAATTGGGAGCTGATGGACAGAATGGTCATAATAATGGTATAAAACAAGATGATACACCAAAG GATAACATCAATGCGGAGCTAGGTGTTTCTGCCTCTGAAGATGCAATTCTGGATACACTCTCTGAGAGAGCAGAGAAAGAGATTGTTGCTGGTGGTTCCAAAGAGAAATATTTGATAGGGCTTTGTGCACCTTTCCTGTCGAAGCTTTGTAGAAATTTTAGTTTGATGCAAAAG TATCCTGAACTACAGGCATCTGGAATGCTTGCTCTTTGTCGATTTATGATTATTGATCCAGATTTTTG TGATGCAAATCTCCAGCTTCTCTTCACAGTTGTGGAAAGTGCCCCATCAGAAACTGTTCGTTCAAACTGCACTATTGCTCTTGGAGATTTAGCAGTTCGGTTTCCTAATCTGTTAGAACCATGGACTGAAAACATGTATGCTCGCTTACGAGATCCTTCGGTTTCTGTTAGGAAAAATGCTGTGCTGGTGCTTTCTCATCTCATATTAAATGATATGATGAAG GTTAAAGGTTATATAAATGAGATGGCTATAAGATTAGAAGATGAACAGGAGAGGATTTCAAATCTCGCTAAACTTTTCTTTCATGAGCTGTCAAAGAAAG GAAGCAATCCTATATATAACTTACTTCCAGATATACTTGGCAAATTATCCAACCAGGAGCTGAAAAGGGAGACTTTCTGCAACATCATGCAGTTTTTAATTGGGTCCATTAAAAAG GACAAACAAATGGAGTCTCTTGTTGAAAAGCTTTGCAACAGGTTCAGTGGAGTGATAG ATACTAGGCAGTGGGAATACATCTCGTATTGCCTCTCCCAGCTGGCATTTACTGAAAAGGGAATGAAAAAACTCATTGATTCATTTAAGACGTTTGAACATGTCCTGTCTGAGGATTCTGTCATGGacaattttaaaagcataatCATTAAG GCTAAGAAGTTTGCAAAACCAGAACTTAAATTATGCATTGAGGAATTTGAGGAGAAGCTTACTAAGTTCCACATGGAAAAGAAAGAACAGGAAGTGACAGCAAGAAATGCCCAAATTCATCAGCAGAAAATCGGTGGCATGGAAGGTTGTGCGGTGGCTAGAAATGAAGGAGAAGTGAGTGAAGGATCAGATGTTATTGAAG ATGGTGAAATCGATGATCCATCCATGGAAGAAATGGTTCAATCATCGGATTCTGAGGTCAACAGGTCAGGTGAATATTCAGGTACTTCAAGTGAGGTGACAGGCATGGAGTCAGATGGCATTGAAGTACAGTCAAAAG TGGCCTCCAAATCTAGAGCTACGGAAAGCAAAGTGAAGGGTGAGAGTGGTGATATTTCTGCATCATCTAGAAGATCCACCAGGTCAAAGCAAAGGTAG
- the LOC133688566 gene encoding condensin-1 complex subunit CAP-D2 isoform X2 gives MAPYFVFPQNLKSLEEENEDNRLHVLNPTDVASLRLPELEEFVKGVSFDLSDKEIFCIEEQEVFDHVYSLVKGFSSLTPSGKVNLVESLRSNLSVLLPNVDSLLRVFQGQDDDNDNGNETPPVLDRVSSYRNALKIYTFFLVSIVLSEESSASSNNKTKMTGPNRKKQSVHSWNWEPQRGRVLNLIANSLEINLALLFGSTDPDENYLSFITKNAFGLFENATLIKDSETKDALCRIIGACATKYHYTAQSCASIMHLVHKYDYVVTHMADAVAGAEKKYADGTLASSLIREVGRTNPKAYVKDTAGAENVGRFLVELADRLPKLISTNIGVLVPHFGGESYKIRNALVAVLGKLVAKAFKDVEGDVSSKSVRLRTKQAMLEILLERCRDVSAYTRSRVLQVWAELCEEHSVSIGLWNEVAAVAAGRLEDKSAIVRKAALNLLIMMLQHNPFGPQLRIASFQATLEQYNKKLNELEPDKSAESVLDGLQSDNETYDGGEVDDVNMEEPVTEQQESLTDSVPNLEEGIPQKDSSVPDIGNLEQTRALVASLEAGLIFSKCVSATMPTLVQLMASSSATDVENTILLLMRCKQFQIDGAEACLRKMLPLVFSQDKSIYEAVENAFITIYVRKNPVDTAKNLLDLAIDSNIGDLAALEFIVNALVSKGDISTSTISALWDFFCFNISGTTPEQSRGALSVLCMAAKASPGVLGSHLQDIIDIGFGRWAKVDPLLARTACIAIQRLSEEDKKKLLASNGSRVFGFLENLISGSWLPENTWYAAADKAIGVIYTIHPTPETLAADLVKKSLSSVFICSGGDDLQNDIESGSADILTTVQVAKISRYLFVTSHVAMNQLLYIETCVRKIQKQKLKRDKLGADGQNGHNNGIKQDDTPKDNINAELGVSASEDAILDTLSERAEKEIVAGGSKEKYLIGLCAPFLSKLCRNFSLMQKYPELQASGMLALCRFMIIDPDFCDANLQLLFTVVESAPSETVRSNCTIALGDLAVRFPNLLEPWTENMYARLRDPSVSVRKNAVLVLSHLILNDMMKVKGYINEMAIRLEDEQERISNLAKLFFHELSKKGSNPIYNLLPDILGKLSNQELKRETFCNIMQFLIGSIKKDKQMESLVEKLCNRFSGVIDTRQWEYISYCLSQLAFTEKGMKKLIDSFKTFEHVLSEDSVMDNFKSIIIKAKKFAKPELKLCIEEFEEKLTKFHMEKKEQEVTARNAQIHQQKIGGMEGCAVARNEGEVSEGSDVIEDGEIDDPSMEEMVQSSDSEVNRSGEYSGTSSEVTGMESDGIEVQSKVASKSRATESKVKGESGDISASSRRSTRSKQR, from the exons ATGGCTCCTTATTTTGTGTTTCCACAAAATCTAAAATccttagaagaagaaaacgaaGACAATCGTCTCCATGTTCTGAACCCAACCGACGTCGCTTCTCTCCGTCTTCCTGAACTCGAAGAATTTGTCAAAG GAGTATCCTTTGATTTGTCGGATAAAGAGATATTCTGCATTGAGGAGCAAGAAGTGTTTGATCACGTATATTCCTTAGTTAAAGGGTTTTCTAGTCTAACTCCATCCGGTAAAGTCAATCTTGTGGAGAGTCTTCGGTCGAACCTAAGTGTTTTGCTACCAAATGTGGATTCTCTCTTGCGCGTTTTTCAAGGCCAGGATGATGATAATGACAATGGGAATGAGACTCCTCCGGTGCTTGATCGAGTTTCTTCTTATCGAAATGCTCTTAAAATTTACACATTTTTCCTCGTCAGTATTGTTCTGTCTGAGGAGTCAAGTGCTAGTTCAAATAACAAAACTAAG ATGACAGGGCCTAATAGGAAGAAACAGTCGGTACATTCATGGAATTGGGAACCACAGAGGGGCAGGGTACTTAATTTGATTGCTAATTCACTAGAGATCAACCTTGCGTTGCTCTTTGGATCGACAGACCCTGATGaaaattatctttcttttattacAAA AAATGCATTTGGTTTGTTTGAGAATGCAACACTTATAAAGGACTCTGAGACAAAAGATGCTCTTTGCCGAATAATTGGGGCTTGTGCTACGAAATACCACTATACAGCACAGTCATGTGCTTCAATCATGCACCTAGTTCACAAATATGACTATGTTGTTACCCACATGGCTGATGCGGTTGCTGGGGCTGAGAAGAAGTATGCTGATGGCACCCTTGCCAGTTCTTTGATCAGAGAGGTTGGGAGGACCAATCCAAAAGCTTATGTGAAAGACACTGCTGGGGCTGAAAATGTTGGGCGTTTTCTTGTAGAGCTTGCTGATCGGCTACCAAAGTTGATTTCAACTAACATTGGGGTCTTGGTCCCACATTTTGGAGGAGAATCTTATAAGATAAGGAATGCTCTTGTTGCTGTTCTGGGGAAGTTGGTGGCAAAGGCATTTAAAGATGTTGAGGGTGATGTCAGTTCTAAATCTGTTCGTCTCCGCACAAAGCAAGCCATGTTGGAAATCTTGCTTGAGCGCTGCCGAGATGTTTCTGCTTATACCAGGAGTCGGGTTCTTCAAGTTTGGGCTGAACTATGTGAAGAGCATTCTGTTTCAATTGGTCTGTGGAACGAGGTTGCTGCAGTTGCTGCTGGGAGATTGGAGGATAAATCTGCAATAGTTAGAAAAGCTGCATTAAATTTGCTTATCATGATGTTGCAACATAACCCTTTTGGTCCCCAGCTTCGAATAGCTTCATTTCAGGCAACATTAGAACAATACAATAAGAAGTTGAATGAGCTTGAACCAGATAAAAGTGCAGAAAGTGTTTTGGATGGATTGCAATCTGATAATGAGACCTATGATGGAGGTGAGGTGGATGATGTGAATATGGAAGAACCAGTTACGGAACAGCAGGAGAGTTTAACTGACAGTGTGCCTAATCTGGAAGAAGGGATTCCTCAGAAGGATAGCTCAGTGCCAGATATTGGGAATTTGGAGCAAACCAGGGCTTTGGTTGCATCTCTGGAGGCTGGCTTGATATTTTCTAAGTGCGTATCTGCCACAATGCCTACGCTTGTCCAGTTGATGGCTTCATCTTCAGCCACAGATGTTGAGAACACTATTTTGCTGCTGATGAGGTGCAAACAGTTCCAAATTGATGGTGCAGAGGCTTGCCTCCGTAAGATGTTGCCATTG GTATTCTCTCAGGATAAATCCATCTATGAAGCTGTGGAGAATGCCTTCATTACAATTTATGTCCGGAAAAATCCAGTAGATACTGCTAAGAATCTTTTGGATCTTGCCATAGATTCAAATATAGGAGATCTTGCGGCTCTGGAATTTATTGTCAATGCATTGGTTTCCAAAGGTGATATCTCCACAAGCACA ATATCAGCATTATGggatttcttttgctttaacaTTAGTGGTACAACCCCAGAGCAAAGTCGTGGAGCTTTATCAGTGCTTTGCATGGCTGCAAAAGCGTCCCCTGGAGTTCTTGGCTCACACTTGCAAGATATTATTGATATTGGCTTTGGCCGTTGGGCTAAAGTGGACCCTTTGCTTGCCAGGACAGCATGCATTGCCATTCAGAGATTGTCAGAAGAGGACAAGAAAAAGCTGTTGGCTAGTAATGGTAGCCGTGTGTTTGGTTTCTTAGAGAACTTGATTAGTGGCTCTTGGCTTCCAGAAAACACATGGTATGCTGCTGCTGATAAAGCAATAGGTGTCATATATACAATTCATCCCACTCCGGAAACCCTAGCTGCTGACCTTGTAAAGAAGTCTCTTAGTTCTGTTTTCATTTGTAGTGGAGGAGATGACTTGCAGAATGATATTGAAAGTGGCAGCGCTGATATTCTTACAACAGTTCAAGTTGCAAAAATTAGTAGATATTTATTTGTCACAAGTCATGTTGCCATGAATCAGTTACTATACATAGAAACCTGTGTTCGGAAGATCCAAAAACAGAAGCTGAAGAGGGATAAATTGGGAGCTGATGGACAGAATGGTCATAATAATGGTATAAAACAAGATGATACACCAAAG GATAACATCAATGCGGAGCTAGGTGTTTCTGCCTCTGAAGATGCAATTCTGGATACACTCTCTGAGAGAGCAGAGAAAGAGATTGTTGCTGGTGGTTCCAAAGAGAAATATTTGATAGGGCTTTGTGCACCTTTCCTGTCGAAGCTTTGTAGAAATTTTAGTTTGATGCAAAAG TATCCTGAACTACAGGCATCTGGAATGCTTGCTCTTTGTCGATTTATGATTATTGATCCAGATTTTTG TGATGCAAATCTCCAGCTTCTCTTCACAGTTGTGGAAAGTGCCCCATCAGAAACTGTTCGTTCAAACTGCACTATTGCTCTTGGAGATTTAGCAGTTCGGTTTCCTAATCTGTTAGAACCATGGACTGAAAACATGTATGCTCGCTTACGAGATCCTTCGGTTTCTGTTAGGAAAAATGCTGTGCTGGTGCTTTCTCATCTCATATTAAATGATATGATGAAG GTTAAAGGTTATATAAATGAGATGGCTATAAGATTAGAAGATGAACAGGAGAGGATTTCAAATCTCGCTAAACTTTTCTTTCATGAGCTGTCAAAGAAAG GAAGCAATCCTATATATAACTTACTTCCAGATATACTTGGCAAATTATCCAACCAGGAGCTGAAAAGGGAGACTTTCTGCAACATCATGCAGTTTTTAATTGGGTCCATTAAAAAG GACAAACAAATGGAGTCTCTTGTTGAAAAGCTTTGCAACAGGTTCAGTGGAGTGATAG ATACTAGGCAGTGGGAATACATCTCGTATTGCCTCTCCCAGCTGGCATTTACTGAAAAGGGAATGAAAAAACTCATTGATTCATTTAAGACGTTTGAACATGTCCTGTCTGAGGATTCTGTCATGGacaattttaaaagcataatCATTAAG GCTAAGAAGTTTGCAAAACCAGAACTTAAATTATGCATTGAGGAATTTGAGGAGAAGCTTACTAAGTTCCACATGGAAAAGAAAGAACAGGAAGTGACAGCAAGAAATGCCCAAATTCATCAGCAGAAAATCGGTGGCATGGAAGGTTGTGCGGTGGCTAGAAATGAAGGAGAAGTGAGTGAAGGATCAGATGTTATTGAAG ATGGTGAAATCGATGATCCATCCATGGAAGAAATGGTTCAATCATCGGATTCTGAGGTCAACAGGTCAGGTGAATATTCAGGTACTTCAAGTGAGGTGACAGGCATGGAGTCAGATGGCATTGAAGTACAGTCAAAAG TGGCCTCCAAATCTAGAGCTACGGAAAGCAAAGTGAAGGGTGAGAGTGGTGATATTTCTGCATCATCTAGAAGATCCACCAGGTCAAAGCAAAG atag